The Medicago truncatula cultivar Jemalong A17 chromosome 4, MtrunA17r5.0-ANR, whole genome shotgun sequence genome includes a region encoding these proteins:
- the LOC25493869 gene encoding uncharacterized protein C27D6.1 isoform X2, which translates to MEDKKYIQNLEKELLNCSQEIDYLQDQLSTKNTEVNYLEERVRVLELKFKETEDLRKQVFSLREELKISNSEQFTLIQELETKEVELEQSGLSIERLDESFSSMALESQFEVESMKLEMMALEQNLFEAKKIQDETLEENSRMSRLIDELQDALQDAHKTIISLNEENKIIKEKLDTANMSSILFSQKVEEWLENKDRPQIKDQFPVSKERSKAYDTRIYGEILGPLLGILAMKLDPASELKGKIEMSCQIQEYEFLVEKLKEELRVEKLRAKEEAEDLVQEMAELRYQLTGLLEEERKRRACIEHVSLQRIAELEARGL; encoded by the exons ATGGAAGATAAGAAATACATCCAAAACTTGGAAAAAGAGCTGCTGAATTGTTCTCAAGAAATAg ATTATCTTCAGGATCAACTTAGTACAAAAAACACAGAAGTGAACTATCTAGAAGAGCGTGTTCGTGTTcttgaattgaaatttaaagAGACTGAAGATTTACGAAAACAAGTTTTCAGCTTAAGGGAGGAGCTGAAAATATCCAATTCAGAGCAGTTTACCTTGATTCAGGAACTAGAGACTAAAGAAGTGGAATTAGAGCAGTCAGGTTTGTCTATAGAGAGACTGGATGAATCATTTTCGTCAATGGCATTAGAGTCTCAGTTTGAAGTCGAGAGTATGAAGCTCGAAATGATGGCCTTGGAACAGAATTTATTCGAGGCCAAGAAGATTCAGGATGAAACTCTAGAAGAAAATAGTAGAATGAGTAGATTGATTGACGAGTTACAGGATGCATTGCAAGATGCACATAAAACCATCATCTCTctgaatgaagaaaataaaataattaaagagaagCTTGACACTGCCAACATGAGTAGtatattattttctcaaaaggtTGAAGAATGGCTGGAAAACAAGGATAGACCGCAAATCAAGGATCAGTTTCCTGTGAGCAAAGAAAGGAGCAAAGCATATGACACAAG AATTTATGGAGAAATATTGGGTCCACTCCTTGGTATTTTGGCAATGAAATTAGATCCAGCATCAGAATTAAAAGGGAAGATAGAGATGTCCTGTCAGATCCAAGAATATGAGTTTCTTGTGGAGAAACTCAAG GAAGAATTAAGAGTGGAAAAGTTGAGGGCAAAAGAAGAAGCAGAGGACTTAGTTCAGGAAATGGCAGAGCTGAGATACCAACTTACAGGTCTGCTAGAAGAAGAACGTAAGCGCCGTGCTTGCATTGAACATGTGTCCTTGCAAAGAATTGCTGAGTTAGAGGCTCGG
- the LOC25493869 gene encoding sarcolemmal membrane-associated protein isoform X1: MEDKKYIQNLEKELLNCSQEIDYLQDQLSTKNTEVNYLEERVRVLELKFKETEDLRKQVFSLREELKISNSEQFTLIQELETKEVELEQSGLSIERLDESFSSMALESQFEVESMKLEMMALEQNLFEAKKIQDETLEENSRMSRLIDELQDALQDAHKTIISLNEENKIIKEKLDTANMSSILFSQKVEEWLENKDRPQIKDQFPVSKERSKAYDTRIYGEILGPLLGILAMKLDPASELKGKIEMSCQIQEYEFLVEKLKEELRVEKLRAKEEAEDLVQEMAELRYQLTGLLEEERKRRACIEHVSLQRIAELEARLQREHKNP, translated from the exons ATGGAAGATAAGAAATACATCCAAAACTTGGAAAAAGAGCTGCTGAATTGTTCTCAAGAAATAg ATTATCTTCAGGATCAACTTAGTACAAAAAACACAGAAGTGAACTATCTAGAAGAGCGTGTTCGTGTTcttgaattgaaatttaaagAGACTGAAGATTTACGAAAACAAGTTTTCAGCTTAAGGGAGGAGCTGAAAATATCCAATTCAGAGCAGTTTACCTTGATTCAGGAACTAGAGACTAAAGAAGTGGAATTAGAGCAGTCAGGTTTGTCTATAGAGAGACTGGATGAATCATTTTCGTCAATGGCATTAGAGTCTCAGTTTGAAGTCGAGAGTATGAAGCTCGAAATGATGGCCTTGGAACAGAATTTATTCGAGGCCAAGAAGATTCAGGATGAAACTCTAGAAGAAAATAGTAGAATGAGTAGATTGATTGACGAGTTACAGGATGCATTGCAAGATGCACATAAAACCATCATCTCTctgaatgaagaaaataaaataattaaagagaagCTTGACACTGCCAACATGAGTAGtatattattttctcaaaaggtTGAAGAATGGCTGGAAAACAAGGATAGACCGCAAATCAAGGATCAGTTTCCTGTGAGCAAAGAAAGGAGCAAAGCATATGACACAAG AATTTATGGAGAAATATTGGGTCCACTCCTTGGTATTTTGGCAATGAAATTAGATCCAGCATCAGAATTAAAAGGGAAGATAGAGATGTCCTGTCAGATCCAAGAATATGAGTTTCTTGTGGAGAAACTCAAG GAAGAATTAAGAGTGGAAAAGTTGAGGGCAAAAGAAGAAGCAGAGGACTTAGTTCAGGAAATGGCAGAGCTGAGATACCAACTTACAGGTCTGCTAGAAGAAGAACGTAAGCGCCGTGCTTGCATTGAACATGTGTCCTTGCAAAGAATTGCTGAGTTAGAGGCTCGG ctTCAACGAGAGCATAAAAACCCATGA